The genomic window GGCTAACTCTCCCACGTCCTCTATCAGGGTTCCTCATCGTCTCTGCAGTGTGAGGAGGTTTCAGTCTCTGTAGAGACCAGTCCTGCTCCtccagagatggaggaggaggaggaggaggaggaggaggaggaggaggaggaggaggaggaggaggaggaggaggagaagaagaaggagcaggaggagcaggaggaggaggaggcggccccTGCATCAGGTTAAATCTTAAAACCCACCACAGTCTTCCAGAAGAGGGCAGCACATTCAGTGTGTGATGTTTGAGCTCATGCTAATACGGTGGTGTTGCCTTGATAGGAGCAACTCTCGAGTGGGAAAGCTCTGAGCAGTACCCCGGGCCAGAGGACCCCGGAGCGGCGATCGGGGGTTACGGCTGCGAGCAGTGCGGGAAGACCCTCTCCACGGCCCGGAGCCTCAAGGCCCACGCGCGCGTCCACTCGGGGGAGCGGCCCCACGTGTGCCCGCTGTGCGGCAAGTCGTTCCACCAGCCGGGCGccctccgccaccaccagcgCGGCCACAGCGGCGACCGGCGCCACCTGTGCGCCCACTGCGGCAAGACCTTCGCCCGCGCCGACGTGTTCAACGCCCACCTGCAGACCCACTCGGGCAAGAAGCCCCACCGGTGCCCCGACTGCGGCAAGAGCTTCCTGCGGCCCGCCAACCTGCGGCGGCACCGGGCGGTGCACACGGGCGAGCGGGCCTTCCTGTGCACGCAGTGCGGCAAGGGCTTCAAGCAGGACAGCCACCTGCGCTCGCACCAGCGCTCGCACACGGACGAGCGGCCGCACGGCTGCCCGCAGTGCGGCAAGCGCTTCCGGCTGGCGGCCACGCTGCGGCAGCACGCGCTCATCCACACGGGGGACAAGCCCCACCGCTGCCCGTACTGCGAGCGGCGCTTCCGCAGCGCGGGGCAGCTGCGGACGCACCAGGAGCGCGGCCACCCGCCCGACAGCCCGTACGGCTGCGGCCGCTGCGGCCTGGCGCTGGCCGACGCGCTGGCGCTGCAGAGCCACGAGGCGCTGCACGTCGAGGAGAAGCCCTACCAGTGCGTGCACTGCGAGAAGGCCTTCGGCCAGGCCAAGGCGCTGCGGCAGCACCAGCTGCTGCACTCGGGGGACAAGCGGTACCGCTGCGCGGCGTGCGACAAGGCCTTCACGCGGCTCGTCACGCTGCACACGCACCAGCGCATCCACACGGGCGAGCGGCCCCACGCCTGCGCCTCGTGCGGCCAGACCTTCATGTGGCTGGCGCAGCTGCAGAGCCACCAGAGGCTCCACGCCGGCGAGCGGCCGCACCGGTGCACCCACTGCGACGAGGCCTTCGCGCGGCCCTCGGAGCTGCGGCTGCACACGCTGCGGCACCCGGCGGAGACGCGGCACCCCTGCGCGCACTGCGGCAAGAGCTTCGGCCACCTGGGGGCGCTGAGGACGCACGAGCACACGCACGCCATCGACAGGCCGTTTGCGTGCGACCAGTGCGGCAAGAGCTTCCTGTGGCGGTACCAGCTGCAGTCGCACCAGCGCGTGCACTCGGAGGTCCGGGTGAGGCACTGCCAGGAGTGCGGGGAGAGCGTCACCGAGTCGCGGCGCTCCAAGAAGCACGTCTGTGTCCACGCCGCTCGGTGACGAGGCACGCCGGTCGTCAAACACGGAAGACACCggttgaaatgtgtgtgtgtgtgtgtgtgtgtgtgtgtgtgtgtgtgtgtgtgtgtgtgtgtgtgtgtgtgtgtgtgtgtgtgtgtgtgtgtgtgtgtgtgtgtgtgtgtgtgttctacatGTCTGAATAAATCTCTTCTCTACGATTGATTTGTTGTTCTGTCATTATTAAAAGTGCAGGAATCATTTGAGCACatagaaataaatgaaataagcAAACTGCTTTTAAGTGCTACTTTATAGAAATGAGAGaattgttgtagtgtagtgCATTGTTTCCACAAAACCAACATCCACTGACAACATAGGACCTAGCCCTAGTTATAACAGGCTTCAGCCAACCGAGTAACTGCAGCATCACGGTCAGTGTGGCTCAAAAGAATGAACGATGGAAACAAAATGAATTGCAAATTGTATTAAATGCATCTACCCTGGTGGACATGTTAATGATCATGTTTGTCTGCGGTATGGCATGTTCTCTGGTCGACTGCTTCACTAGTAACCATCATCTGCCGGTCCTGTTCAAAACAGTTGGATCTGATCACATGGTCAAGGTGTCTGTGCATTAGTCTACAGGTAATCAAGCATCAACTGGAGGTCCTGTTTATACTTTATACATGTAGTTTGACCTGCTCTCGAGGACCTTAACCTTTAGCTGTCCCAGTGAAGGAGTTAGCTGTTGTATATGTTGACTGCAGGCCAGCCTGTGTGGTACCGGATCCATTCGAAGTAATGAGCCACCTGAAGGGAGAGAATTACATGAGCATCTTAGAGACTGCAGCTGTGGTTCCCTGGCAGAAGAAGAATAACATGAAGAACGTCTTAGAGACTGCAGCTGTGGTTCCCGGTAAGAAGTATAATAACTTAAGGAACATCTTTGAGATTGAAGCGGTGGTTCCCTGAGAGAAGGAATTGCTAGACTAGAGATCAGGATGTGATCAACACACGTTGACAGAAAACCTGTTCTAATACACCCTCAACATGTGATTATATACGTTCGTATATAATCACATGTTGATGGTGTATTAAGACAGGTTTTCCTAAACATTCTCTCAAATGGATTACATAACTCTCGtcatcaggcacacacacacgcacacactcagaagTGTCGGTGGGAGTGTACCTGGGTGTAGACCCCTGGGAACCCTGGCTCCCCACACTTGGCCCCCCAGCTCACGATGCCCCACAGGTAGGACACGCCCATCTCGTCCTGACACACCAGGGGCC from Gadus morhua chromosome 17, gadMor3.0, whole genome shotgun sequence includes these protein-coding regions:
- the LOC115529381 gene encoding zinc finger protein 135-like; this translates as MPGQGVARKRCVGCSAPLGIASRSCPSCLSEQPYKLWLKKKMEKFDSNRESWIKAQKRYHMSSHVRGEAVLLLEKLHALGMRAVLCLARPGRRPGSWASELLAPRCHFNHAAAAALKRIQALYETVVPGWSETALKAGAPAAETHVSLASPTPMTQPPADQCSTMEQGPTMEQGPTMEQGPTMEQGPTMEQGPTMEQGSKMEQGPTMEQGPAMEEVEGPAMDQVDGPMVVEGLVEEVEGLPIEEIEGPTVEVVEGVVEEVEGPTMEVVEDVVEEVEGPTMEVVEGLVEEVEGPAMEVVEDVVEEVEGRTMEEIEGPSMPEVKGLVEEVEGPALEEEERPAVEVPTAQDASQRIEDYSTSGHVTQKRQPRSRRKALKTREVDNEQPEGSSSSLQCEEVSVSVETSPAPPEMEEEEEEEEEEEEEEEEEEEEEEKKKEQEEQEEEEAAPASGATLEWESSEQYPGPEDPGAAIGGYGCEQCGKTLSTARSLKAHARVHSGERPHVCPLCGKSFHQPGALRHHQRGHSGDRRHLCAHCGKTFARADVFNAHLQTHSGKKPHRCPDCGKSFLRPANLRRHRAVHTGERAFLCTQCGKGFKQDSHLRSHQRSHTDERPHGCPQCGKRFRLAATLRQHALIHTGDKPHRCPYCERRFRSAGQLRTHQERGHPPDSPYGCGRCGLALADALALQSHEALHVEEKPYQCVHCEKAFGQAKALRQHQLLHSGDKRYRCAACDKAFTRLVTLHTHQRIHTGERPHACASCGQTFMWLAQLQSHQRLHAGERPHRCTHCDEAFARPSELRLHTLRHPAETRHPCAHCGKSFGHLGALRTHEHTHAIDRPFACDQCGKSFLWRYQLQSHQRVHSEVRVRHCQECGESVTESRRSKKHVCVHAAR